In Labrus bergylta chromosome 6, fLabBer1.1, whole genome shotgun sequence, the following proteins share a genomic window:
- the LOC110000425 gene encoding leukocyte elastase inhibitor-like: MGRGELLGSTTTTAQGLFSLSGGIFRTTASLYVLLSLSLLHSAGQKSELHSLWDEHQDKCTSSVMAAISSSNTVFALDLLRTLSKANPNGNIFVSPLSISSALAMVYLGAKGNTAAQMAQALSFSAGEGVHADFHTLNADINSPSASYILKLANRLYGESTANFLPKFLEATQKFYQADLKSVDFIGAPEACRAEINSWVEQQTENKIKDLLKPGTVNPMTRLALVNAIYFKGSWKNPFKVKNTMEMPFKVNKNKSTPVQMMHQVKTLPFNYIPELGLQILELPYTDEELSMFILLPKESANGPDSLLKLEKTLTQEKLDKWTNRENMDLNVEVVVHLPKFKLEDDYELNEPLAKLGMADVFCLAKSDLSGMNGDGGLFLFTVAHKAFVEVNEEGTEAAAATAGIAMFNMLSPQEHFTADHPFLFFIRHNKTKSILFLGKFLSPQ, from the exons ATGGGCAGAGGTGAACTGCTGGGTTCAACCACAACCACTGCACAGggacttttctctctctccgggGGGATATTTCGGACCACCGCCTCACTTTAcgttttactttcactttcacttttgcACAGTGCGGGACAGAAGAGCGAGCTTCACTCGTTGTGGGACGAACATCAG GATAAGTGTACATCTTCAGTCATGGCCGCCATCAGCAGCTCGAACACCGTTTTCGCCTTGGACCTGCTCCGCACGCTGAGCAAAGCGAACCCCAATGGGAACATCTTCGTCTCCCCGCTCAGCATCAGCTCGGCCCTGGCCATGGTTTACCTGGGAGCTAAAGGAAACACTGCGGCCCAGATGGCACAG GCGCTCTCATTCAGTGCTGGTGAAGGCGTGCATGCAGACTTTCACACTCTGAACGCTGACATCAACTCACCGTCTGCATCCTACATCCTGAAACTTGCTAACCGACTCTACGGAGAAAGCACAGCCAACTTCCTCCCG AAATTCCTCGAAGCCACACAAAAGTTTTACCAGGCAGACCTGAAATCTGTGGATTTCATCGGAGCTCCAGAGGCCTGCAGGGCGGAGATCAACAGCTGGGTCGAGCAGCAGACAGAAA ATAAGATTAAAGATCTTCTGAAGCCAGGAACAGTCAACCCAATGACCCGACTGGCTCTGGTTAATGCCATTTACTTCAAGGGGAGCTGGAAGAACCCattcaaagtgaaaaacacCATGGAGATGCCCTTCAAAGTCAACAAG AATAAAAGTACGCCGGTCCAGATGATGCACCAGGTGAAGACGCTGCCCTTCAACTACATCCCTGAGCTCGGTCTGCAGATCCTGGAGCTGCCGTACACTGATGAGGAGCTCAGCATGTTCATCCTGCTGCCTAAGGAGTCTGCAAACGGCCCCGACAGTCTCCTGAAG ctgGAGAAAACGCTAACACAGGAGAAGCTGGACAAATGGACCAACAGGGAAAACATGGACCTCAACGTTGAAGTCGTCGTTCACCTGCCCAAGTTCAAGTTGGAGGACGACTACGAGCTGAACGAGCCGCTCGCCAAACTGGGCATGGCAGACGTGTTCTGCTTGGCAAAGTCAGATCTGTCCGGCATGAATGGCGATGGAGGACTCTTCCTGTTTACAGTGGCGCACAAAGCCTTTGTGGAGGTGAACGAGGAGGGGACGGAGGCGGCCGCAGCCACTGCAGGCATCGCCATGTTCAATATGTTAAGCCCGCAGGAACACTTCACAGCCGACCACCcgttcctcttcttcatcaggCACAATAAGACCaagtccatcctcttcctcGGCAAGTTCTTGTCTCCTCAGTAG
- the LOC136179394 gene encoding GDP-L-fucose synthase-like, with amino-acid sequence MNGQGEHTAPLRVLVTGGSGLVGRAIQHVVREEGGAKEGEEWIFLSSKDANLMNMDETRAVFEKHRPTHVIHLAAMVGGLFKNMKYNLDFWRNNIYMNDNVLQASNEVGAVKVVSCLSTCIFPDKTTYPIDETMIHDGPPHDSNFGYAYAKRMIDVANRAYFQQHGRCYTAVIPTNVFGPHDNFSIEDGHVLPGLIHKAYIAQKEGKPLVVWGSGTPRRQFIYSLDLARLFLWVLRDYPEVDPVILSVGEEDEVSIKEAAEAVVEALDFRGEVVVSF; translated from the exons ATGAACGGTCAGGGTGAACACACTGCTCCACTGAGGGTGCTGGTTACAGGGGGGTCCGGCTTGGTGGGCAGAGCCATACAGCATGTGgttagagaggaggggggagccAAGGAGGGGGAAGAATGGATCTTCCTCTCATCAAAAGATGCCAACCTCAT GAACATGGATGAAACACgagcagtgtttgaaaaacatcGGCCGACCCACGTCATTCACCTGGCTGCTATGGTTGGGGGGCTTTTCAAGAACATGAAATACAACCTTGACTTTTGG AGAAACAATATCTACATGAATGATAACGTGCTGCAGGCGTCAAATGAAGTTGGAGCTGTCAAGGTTGTTTCTTGTCTCTCCACCTGCATCTTTCCTGATAAGACCACCTACCCTATAGATGAGactatg ATTCACGATGGTCCACCTCATGATTCGAACTTTGGTTATGCCTATGCAAAGAGAATGATTGATGTGGCTAACAG GGCTTATTTCCAGCAGCACGGGCGCTGCTATACAGCTGTGATTCCTACAAATGTGTTTGGTCCACATGACAACTTCAGCATTGAGGACGGTCATGTGCTGCCAGGCCTCATACACAAAGCTTACATCGCCCAAA AGGAGGGGAAGCCCCTGGTGGTCTGGGGATCCGGCACTCCCAGAAGACAGTTCATTTACTCTTTGGACCTGGCTCGTCTCTTCCTGTGGGTCCTGAGAGATTATCCAGAAGTGGACCCAGTCATTCTCTCAG TtggagaggaagatgaagtcTCCATCAAAGAAGCGGCAGAAGCGGTTGTTGAAGCTCTGGACTTCAGAGGAGAAGTGGTTGTATCCTTTTAA
- the LOC109986560 gene encoding leukocyte elastase inhibitor, with translation MATISSSNTVFALDLLRTLSKANPNGNIFVSPLSISSALAMVYLGAKGNTAAQMAQALSFSAGEGVHADFHTLNADINSPSASYILKLANRLYGESTANFLPKFLEATQKFYQADLKSVDFIGAPEACRAEINSWVEQQTENKIKDLLKPGTVNPMTRLALVNAIYFKGSWKNPFNVKNTMEMPFKVNKNKSTPVQMMHQVKTLPFNYIPELGLQILELPYTDEELSMFILLPKESANGPDSLLKLEKTLTQEKLDKWTNRENMDLNVEVVVHLPKFKLEDDYELNEPLAKLGMADVFCSAKSDLSGMNGDGGLFLSTVAHKAFVEVNEEGTEAAAATAGIAMFCMLSPQEHFTADHPFLFFIRHNKTKSILFLGKFLSPQ, from the exons ATGGCCACCATCAGCAGCTCGAACACCGTTTTCGCCTTGGACCTGCTCCGCACGCTGAGCAAAGCGAACCCCAATGGGAACATCTTCGTCTCCCCGCTCAGCATCAGCTCGGCCCTGGCCATGGTTTACCTGGGAGCTAAAGGAAACACTGCGGCCCAGATGGCACAG GCGCTCTCATTCAGTGCTGGTGAAGGCGTGCATGCAGACTTTCACACTCTGAACGCTGACATCAACTCACCATCTGCATCCTACATCCTGAAACTTGCTAACCGACTCTACGGAGAAAGCACAGCCAACTTCCTCCCG AAATTCCTCGAAGCCACACAAAAGTTTTACCAGGCAGACCTGAAATCTGTGGATTTCATCGGAGCTCCAGAGGCCTGCAGGGCGGAGATCAACAGCTGGGTCGAGCAGCAGACAGAAA ATAAGATTAAAGATCTTCTGAAGCCAGGAACAGTCAACCCAATGACCCGACTGGCTCTGGTTAATGCCATTTACTTCAAGGGGAGCTGGAAGAACCCATTCAACGTGAAAAACACCATGGAGATGCCCTTCAAAGTCAACAAG AATAAAAGTACGCCGGTCCAGATGATGCACCAGGTGAAGACGCTGCCCTTCAACTACATCCCTGAGCTCGGTCTGCAGATCCTGGAGCTGCCGTACACTGATGAGGAGCTCAGCATGTTCATCCTGCTGCCTAAGGAGTCTGCAAACGGCCCCGACAGTCTCCTGAAG ctgGAGAAAACGCTAACACAGGAGAAGCTGGACAAATGGACCAACAGGGAAAACATGGACCTCAACGTTGAAGTCGTCGTTCACCTGCCCAAGTTCAAGTTGGAGGACGACTACGAGCTGAACGAGCCGCTCGCCAAACTGGGCATGGCAGACGTGTTCTGCTCGGCAAAGTCAGATCTGTCCGGCATGAATGGCGATGGAGGACTCTTCCTGTCTACAGTGGCGCACAAAGCCTTTGTGGAGGTGAACGAGGAGGGGACGGAGGCGGCCGCGGCCACTGCAGGCATCGCCATGTTCTGTATGTTAAGCCCGCAGGAACACTTCACAGCCGACCACCcgttcctcttcttcatcaggCACAATAAGACCaagtccatcctcttcctcGGCAAGTTCTTGTCTCCTCAGTAG